A single genomic interval of Malania oleifera isolate guangnan ecotype guangnan chromosome 11, ASM2987363v1, whole genome shotgun sequence harbors:
- the LOC131167379 gene encoding uncharacterized protein LOC131167379 — translation MRQFTGGKELLRPAVTRFATAFITLRSIHLQKNNLRKMFTSEDWNTTKWAKEAAGKRAATIVLMPTFWSTIVYALKLTGPLVRVLRLVDGEKKPAMGYIYEAMDRAKEAIAKAFGEREDKFKEAFEIIDTRWGCQLHQPLHAAAHYLNPEFFYSNPNILQDEEIMSGLYKCVGRLLPTIEMQDKVSSELEKYNAASGVFGISLAVRQRKTKAPAQWWMAYGSTTPNLQKFAVKILSLTCSATGCERNWSIFQHLHSKRRNRLSQQRLNDLVFVKYNRTLRRRYDKRDTIDPILLKDIDDSNEWLIGRMDGDSDEDDELVFEDDNLTWDSVARAAGLNNPPHHTRSRISTNMPSSSKGRGRASSSSATTARGRTTMLELVDEDEIQVDNAEETEEEKDVGENSSNDEEEDDDIFTDLVDDE, via the exons atgagacaattcactggaggaaaggagttgctaagacctgcagttacaagatttgcaactgccttcatcactcttcgttcaatccatcttcaaaagaataacttgaggaagatgtttacttctgaagattggaatactactaaatgggcaaaggaggcggctggcaaaagagcagctactattgttttgatgcctactttttggagtaccatcgtttatgctcttaagttaacaggtccacttgttcgtgtactccgtttggttgatggggaaaagaagcctgcaatgggatatatttatgaagcaatggatagggctaaggaagccatagctaaggcttttggtgagagagaggataaattcaaggaggcatttgaaattattgatacgaggtggggatgccaactccatcaaccgttgcatgcagctgcacactacttgaatccagaatttttctattcaaaccccaacattttgcaagatgaagaaattatgtCGGGTTTGTACAAATGTGTTGGAAGGTTACTGCCAACtattgaaatgcaagataaagtttcaaGTGAGTTAGAAAAATACAATGCCGCTAGTGGCGTCTTTGGAATTAGTTtggcagtgagacaaaggaagacaaaagcaccag cgcaatggtggatggcatatggatcaacaactccaaacttgcaaaagtttgctgtgaaaatTCTTAGCCTCACGTGTAGTGCTACTGGCTGtgaaagaaattggagcatattccaacat cttcatagcaaaaggagaaataggctatcccagcaacgcttgaatgatttggtatttgtgaaatataatcgaactctgaggcgtcgatacgacaaacgtgacaccattgatcccatcctcctgaaggacattgatgatagtaatgagtggttgattggtaggatggatggtgattctgatgaggatgatgaacttgtgtttgaagatgataatttgacttgggattctgttgctagagccgctggactaaataaccccccgcatcacactagatcaagaataagtacaaatatgccatcatcgtctaaaggaagaggaagagcttcatctagtagtgcaaccactgctaggggtcggaccacaatgttggaacttgtagatgaggatgaaatccaagtggataatgcagaggagacggaagaggaaaaagatgttggagaaaacagttctaatgatgaagaggaagatgatgatatcttcaccgacctagttgatgatgagtga